GTTTCTCTGGATATGCTGCTTGAGCAAAGCGACATTATCACCCTGCACTGTCCGCTGACCGAAGCCACCCATCACCTGATCGACGACGCGGCTTTTGACAAAATGAAGCAAGGCGTCATGCTGATCAACACCAGCCGCGGAGCACTGGTAGACAGCAAAGCCTGTATCCGCGCGTTAAAATCCAGAAAACTCGGCTACCTTGGACTGGACGTGTATGAACAGGAGTCTGAACTGTTCTTTAAAAACCGCAGCGATGAAGTCATACAGGACGATGTCTTTATGCGCCTGGCAAGCTTCCAGAACGTACTTATCACAGGGCATCAGGGCTTTTTCACCAAAGAAGCCTTAACCGAAATCGCCCACACCACAGTGACTAACCTCAATGCCATTCGCACGGGGCAAGCGCTGGAAAATCAGGTTTGATTAATTTCTGATACCTACAAAAAAGCCTGGCATCGCCAGGCTTTGTTGTATTCAAACAACTGCTGTTACTTAAAAAAAGCCACATTAGCAAAAACGGCTGTCATCAGCACCGGGCAGACAAAGCGTACATACTGGGCAAACCAGTACATCTTGCCACTGCACTCCAGTGCCAGCTGGTTACCACGACGCCATATCCAGCCTACTGTAATAAAGTAGAACAAGCCCATTAATGGTAGCTGGTATTGGGTGAATACCTGAATCACTAAGCCAAACAACCAGTCAAAATTCATGATAATGGTGCCCGAGCAGACAAACAGCACCAGGGTCACCACCCAGGTTGCTTGTGAGCGCTTAAAGCCATGATTTTCCACGAGGAAAGACACCGGAATTTCGGTAGATGAAATCGTGGATGTCAGTGAGGCTATCGACATCAGTACAAAGAAAGTCAGCCCAACGAACAGGCCAATTTCACCCATGGTTGCAAAAAGCTCTGGCAGAATGGCAAAGATAAGCCTGCCCTCGCCGACCAGTTTGCCATTTTGGAAAACTTCAACACCGTTGTTCTGTGCGATAAACAAAGCCGGGATGATCAAAAGCCCAGCCAGAAACGCCACGCCGGTATCCAGCATTGCCACACTAAAGGTGAGTTTTGGCAGATTTTCGTTAGGTTTTAGGTAAGAGCCATAAATCATCATACAGCCCACACCCAAAGATAAAGAGAAAAACGCCTGTCCCATGGCGGCAATGATCAACTCTGGGTCGCCAATTTTGCTAAAATCGGGCACAAGGTACGCTTTAAACCCGGCAGCTGCGCCATCCAGCGTGCCCATGTAGGCAATCAGCGCCACCAACAGCAAAAGTAACACTGGCATGAGTCGACGCGACCAGGTTTCAATCCCCGACTTCACCCCTTGCAAAATAATGCCAGCCGTCAGCATTAGCATCAGAGGGGTAAAGATAAAATTCCGTAAGGTCGAATCACCGGACAAAAAAGCACTGGCTTCTTCCCAGCCAACTAAACGTGCAAGCGGTTCAAGAGAGTGCGCCAACATCCAGCCGGCAACAATAGAATAGAAGCTGAGCATGACGATGGCACCGGCAAGGCCGATGTAACCCGCAGACGCACCGACTTTAGGCTGCTTTTCCTGCCAGGCTTGTTTTAACGCTTTAACCGGGTTGGCTTGCGCCTGATGCCCCAGGTACAGCTCAGTGTACAAGGCAGGTAATGCCAGTAAGAAAATGACGATGAAATAGACCAGCAAAAACGCGCCACCACCGTGGTTTGCTGCCTGAGTGGGGAAGCCCCAAATATTACCAAGTCCGACTGCCGCACCGGCTGCCGCTAACACAAAGCCCAGACGGCTTTGAAAACCTTCACGCACTTGAGCCATAATCGAATGCCAAGTTAATTATTGTTGTAGACTGGCGATTATACGCACTTGTAAACAAAATGCGAGTGTCAGTAAGAGCAAATCGGAACAACCTGAAACGTCAGGTGCTTACCCTTGCAAACCGACGCAGCGCCACAGCCAAAAATCTGCGTAATGGACTACTTTGACTAGCAGCTAAAACATACTCAAAAGCTCGAGCCAGGCATCTTTAAAAAAGCCAGCTCCTCATCACTCGACGCTCGCCCTAAAATGGCGTTACGATGAGGGTAGCGGCCAAACTGCTCAATGATTTTTTTGTGCGCCAATTCAAACTCATAATTTGGTAGCGGTTTAAACAAAGCATCCGCCTGCTGATGTACTTTAAGGCTTTCGCTGTGCATGAAAGGTAAGTACATAAAGGTGCGCTGGGTTTTCTCCAGCTGCTGATCAAAGCCTTTTTCAATGGCGTGCTGAGCCAGGCACAATGCCAGCGGATCGCTGGCAAAGGCGGCGGGTGTATCACGGAACATGTTACGTGAAAACTGATCCAGTACGATTATCTCACACAGCGCCCCCACCGCAGTTTTGCGCCATTCGGCTAGCTCCCCGGCCATGGCCTGCTGATGTAACTGTGTAAATCTGGTTGTGATTTTATTATCAAACTGAGCTGATTTTTGCCACCAGTCCTGCTCCTGACATTCTACAAACCAGAACTGATAAACTTCCTGATATTCCATGGACACACCTGTGAGTAAAAAATTTTGCTTTCAGAGCGAGTATTACCCGCTCCGGATGATGTGTCCAGCCAGACTTAGTCCGTGCCTGGTTTATGCAGCTTCCAATAAGCGACTATGGATCGCCTGAACCACGGCATCTGATTCGCTCTGTTCAACGAGGAAGCACAAGTTATGGCGACTCGCCCCGTGGCAGATCAAACGAATATTAAAATCTGCCAGTACCTGCATCAGGCTGGCCTCACCATGACGCAACTGAATTTCAGAGCCAATCATGGCCACCAGGGTCAGGTTGTTCTCAACACTGACCTGACAAAACTCACCCAGCTCATCCAGACACGCCTGCGCCAGTTCCGGGCGCGTGGCATTGGGGGCATTATCGAGTGTCAGCGCGACGCTGATCTCCGAAGTGGTGACCAGATCAACCGAAATATTGTGTGCACTTAAAATAGTGAAGATCCGTGCCAGAAAACCACTGGCTAACAACATTTCGGGGCTTTTCAGGGTCAGTAAGATTTGGTTCTTGCGCTGTGTGACCGCGCGAATACCGGGCTCAGAGCGGTTGTTCTTTTCAATCCAGGTGCCACCGGCATGGGGATCTCTGCTCGAGCCAACAAACACCGAAATGCCACTGCGACTGGCCGGCAAGATAGTCGCCGGGTGCAGCACTTTGGCACCAAAGGTGGCCATTTCGGCAGCCTCATCGAAACTCAGCCGGGCAATCGGCCTTGCTTTGTGGCAAAGACGCGGATCGGTGCTGAAGATACCCACAACATCCGTCCAGATATGCACGCTTTGCGCCGCAATGGCCTCTGCAAGTAGCGCCGCACTGTAATCTGAACCACCCCGCCCTAATGTGGTGGTTTGACCCTGGTTGTCGCTACCAA
The Pseudoalteromonas viridis DNA segment above includes these coding regions:
- a CDS encoding sodium-dependent transporter yields the protein MAQVREGFQSRLGFVLAAAGAAVGLGNIWGFPTQAANHGGGAFLLVYFIVIFLLALPALYTELYLGHQAQANPVKALKQAWQEKQPKVGASAGYIGLAGAIVMLSFYSIVAGWMLAHSLEPLARLVGWEEASAFLSGDSTLRNFIFTPLMLMLTAGIILQGVKSGIETWSRRLMPVLLLLLVALIAYMGTLDGAAAGFKAYLVPDFSKIGDPELIIAAMGQAFFSLSLGVGCMMIYGSYLKPNENLPKLTFSVAMLDTGVAFLAGLLIIPALFIAQNNGVEVFQNGKLVGEGRLIFAILPELFATMGEIGLFVGLTFFVLMSIASLTSTISSTEIPVSFLVENHGFKRSQATWVVTLVLFVCSGTIIMNFDWLFGLVIQVFTQYQLPLMGLFYFITVGWIWRRGNQLALECSGKMYWFAQYVRFVCPVLMTAVFANVAFFK
- a CDS encoding DUF924 family protein, with translation MEYQEVYQFWFVECQEQDWWQKSAQFDNKITTRFTQLHQQAMAGELAEWRKTAVGALCEIIVLDQFSRNMFRDTPAAFASDPLALCLAQHAIEKGFDQQLEKTQRTFMYLPFMHSESLKVHQQADALFKPLPNYEFELAHKKIIEQFGRYPHRNAILGRASSDEELAFLKMPGSSF
- the lysC gene encoding lysine-sensitive aspartokinase 3, which gives rise to MNSQYVVAKFGGTSVANFEAMQRCAAIVHDNPDVRVVVVSASAGVTNHLVTLTQQKVDAAEREALFQSVMEIQQDILACLTLDKDLAAGFNDTKEAFYALAQLPALDAQQCDEMLSFGERFSSYLFTQVLRDLGVTSGRFDVRQVLKTDRQFGKAVPDVAATRDAAMTHLAPQLSEQVVVTQGFIGSDNQGQTTTLGRGGSDYSAALLAEAIAAQSVHIWTDVVGIFSTDPRLCHKARPIARLSFDEAAEMATFGAKVLHPATILPASRSGISVFVGSSRDPHAGGTWIEKNNRSEPGIRAVTQRKNQILLTLKSPEMLLASGFLARIFTILSAHNISVDLVTTSEISVALTLDNAPNATRPELAQACLDELGEFCQVSVENNLTLVAMIGSEIQLRHGEASLMQVLADFNIRLICHGASRHNLCFLVEQSESDAVVQAIHSRLLEAA